Proteins from a single region of Streptomyces sp. HUAS 15-9:
- the galT gene encoding galactose-1-phosphate uridylyltransferase — MKKTSTRLADGRELIYYDLRDDAVRDAVDRRPLDPTVTTAEIRHDPLLGDRVAIASHRQGRTYHPPADECPLCPSAGHRLSEIPDSSYDVVVFENRFPSLAGDSGRCEVVCFTSDHNASFAHLTEEQARLVLDAWTDRTSELSHLPSVEQVFCFENRGEEIGVTLGHPHGQIYAYPFTTPRTALMLNSLAAHKEATGGANLFDTLIGKELTGERIVLEGEHWVAFVPYAAHWPYEAHLYPKRRVPDLLALDEAARSEFPKVYLELLRRFDRIFDGGDGGESSAGEPLTPYVSAWHQAPFGQLEEFEGVSRDDFALHLELFTIRRTSGKLKFLAGSESGMSVFINDVPPERAAQRLREVASS; from the coding sequence GTGAAGAAGACCTCGACTCGACTGGCCGACGGTCGTGAGTTGATCTACTACGACCTGCGGGACGACGCCGTGCGCGACGCGGTCGACCGGCGCCCCCTCGACCCCACCGTGACCACCGCCGAGATCCGCCACGACCCGCTGCTCGGCGACCGCGTCGCGATCGCCTCGCACCGCCAGGGCCGCACCTATCACCCCCCGGCCGACGAGTGCCCCCTGTGCCCGTCGGCAGGCCATCGCCTCAGCGAGATCCCGGACTCGTCGTACGACGTCGTCGTCTTCGAGAACCGCTTCCCGTCACTGGCCGGCGACTCGGGCCGCTGCGAGGTCGTCTGCTTCACCTCCGACCACAACGCGTCCTTCGCCCACCTCACCGAGGAGCAGGCGCGCCTCGTCCTCGACGCGTGGACGGACCGGACCTCTGAGCTGTCCCACCTCCCCTCCGTCGAGCAGGTGTTCTGCTTCGAGAACCGCGGCGAGGAGATCGGCGTGACGCTCGGTCACCCGCACGGCCAGATCTACGCGTACCCCTTCACCACCCCGCGCACCGCCCTGATGCTGAACTCCCTCGCCGCACACAAGGAGGCCACCGGCGGCGCCAACCTCTTCGACACCCTCATAGGGAAGGAGCTCACCGGTGAGCGGATCGTCCTTGAGGGTGAACACTGGGTGGCCTTCGTGCCGTACGCCGCGCACTGGCCCTACGAGGCCCACCTGTACCCCAAGCGCCGCGTCCCCGATCTGCTCGCGCTCGACGAGGCGGCACGCTCAGAGTTCCCCAAGGTTTATCTGGAACTCTTGAGGCGCTTCGACCGGATCTTCGATGGGGGGGATGGAGGGGAAAGCTCTGCGGGTGAGCCTCTGACGCCTTACGTCTCCGCCTGGCACCAGGCGCCGTTCGGCCAACTGGAGGAGTTCGAAGGGGTCAGCCGTGACGACTTCGCGCTCCACCTTGAGCTTTTCACCATCCGCCGCACTTCCGGCAAGCTGAAGTTTCTCGCGGGTTCCGAATCCGGCATGAGTGTGTTCATCAACGACGTGCCGCCGGAACGCGCGGCCCAGCGACTGCGAGAGGTAGCGAGTTCATGA
- a CDS encoding outer membrane protein assembly factor BamB family protein, with product MTQPPNQAPQQGGFGVPQDQPPQGGGFGPPQTPPAQTPPAQGGFGAPQGTPASPPPPAQPPQQPQQPQPGYGYPQQPGPYGQPGPYGAPGGYGQPQQPGPYGQQPGYGYPQQPQFPGAPGTPPPGGSKNPFKGKPAVITAAAVAALLVVGVGIYVASGDDGNKKKPIAQQSGDSKPTGTADPVNPGDGSGDGGSDPENLNEGRKPGEAKVLWYKTAPDAPGSGADAPGMWITGSTAVKAAYKQVFAYRVGNGDPAWSPITFAQKICAVTPVKSADDKVVVAYMSGTSDRAKCNQLQQIDLDTGKKGWSATVADGALFDSTLSLELTIAGKTLMVGRSQSGTAYDLASGKKLFDKKRYGTDCFPTAFAGGTNRLISVASCDATGSNEHDEIQELDPVTGKARWTQPVKKGWTVARTYSVDPLVVYLTNEDKKAWNISTFTSAGKFRSEVKVDEKFAPQCGWAILERDLQGCQGVAADANNLYLPTDSTSGANEIVAISLATGKAAWRVKSPADESMTPVKVEGGQLVAYVHPSYDAGGQVVSIPTTGTAHTTTKLLQNPQGTAEIEDGFFDGAIDWADGRFYISSTRLNGNDDTKEKLMLAFGK from the coding sequence ATGACTCAGCCGCCCAACCAGGCGCCGCAGCAGGGTGGTTTCGGAGTGCCGCAGGACCAGCCGCCACAGGGCGGCGGCTTCGGGCCCCCGCAGACGCCACCCGCGCAGACGCCGCCCGCGCAGGGAGGTTTCGGCGCCCCCCAGGGCACTCCGGCGTCCCCGCCTCCGCCGGCCCAGCCGCCCCAGCAACCGCAGCAGCCGCAGCCGGGCTACGGCTACCCGCAGCAGCCCGGCCCGTACGGGCAGCCCGGTCCCTATGGCGCCCCCGGCGGATACGGGCAGCCGCAGCAGCCGGGGCCGTACGGACAGCAGCCCGGTTACGGCTACCCGCAGCAGCCGCAGTTCCCCGGCGCGCCCGGCACCCCGCCGCCCGGCGGCTCGAAGAACCCGTTCAAGGGGAAGCCCGCCGTGATCACCGCGGCCGCGGTGGCGGCGCTGCTGGTCGTCGGCGTGGGCATCTACGTGGCCAGTGGCGACGACGGCAACAAGAAGAAGCCCATCGCCCAGCAGAGCGGCGACTCCAAGCCCACGGGCACTGCCGACCCGGTCAACCCCGGTGACGGCAGCGGCGACGGCGGCTCGGACCCGGAGAACCTCAACGAGGGCCGTAAGCCCGGCGAGGCCAAAGTGCTCTGGTACAAGACCGCTCCGGACGCGCCCGGTTCCGGCGCCGACGCCCCCGGTATGTGGATCACCGGCAGCACGGCGGTGAAGGCGGCGTACAAGCAGGTCTTCGCCTACCGCGTCGGCAACGGCGACCCGGCCTGGTCCCCGATCACCTTCGCGCAGAAGATCTGCGCCGTCACCCCGGTGAAGTCGGCCGACGACAAGGTCGTCGTGGCGTACATGAGCGGCACCAGCGACCGCGCCAAGTGCAACCAGCTTCAGCAGATCGACCTCGACACCGGCAAGAAGGGCTGGAGCGCCACGGTCGCCGACGGCGCGCTGTTCGACAGCACGCTCAGCCTGGAGCTGACCATCGCGGGCAAGACGCTGATGGTGGGCCGCTCGCAGTCGGGCACGGCGTACGACCTCGCCAGCGGCAAGAAGCTGTTCGACAAGAAGCGGTACGGCACCGACTGCTTCCCGACCGCGTTCGCGGGCGGCACGAATCGGCTGATCTCCGTGGCCTCCTGCGACGCCACCGGCAGCAACGAGCACGACGAGATCCAGGAGCTCGACCCGGTCACCGGCAAGGCCCGGTGGACCCAGCCGGTGAAGAAGGGCTGGACGGTCGCGCGGACCTATTCCGTCGACCCGCTCGTGGTCTATCTGACCAACGAGGACAAGAAGGCCTGGAACATCTCCACCTTCACCAGCGCCGGCAAGTTCCGCTCCGAGGTCAAGGTCGACGAGAAGTTCGCCCCGCAGTGCGGCTGGGCGATCCTCGAACGCGACCTCCAGGGCTGCCAGGGCGTGGCCGCCGACGCGAACAACCTCTATCTGCCCACCGACTCCACCAGCGGCGCCAACGAGATCGTCGCGATCAGCCTGGCCACCGGCAAGGCCGCGTGGCGTGTGAAGTCCCCGGCGGACGAGTCGATGACGCCCGTCAAGGTCGAGGGCGGCCAACTCGTGGCCTACGTCCACCCGTCGTACGACGCGGGCGGCCAGGTCGTGTCGATCCCCACCACCGGCACCGCCCACACCACGACGAAACTGCTGCAGAACCCGCAGGGCACCGCGGAGATCGAGGACGGCTTCTTCGACGGAGCGATCGACTGGGCCGACGGACGCTTCTACATCTCGTCCACCCGGCTCAACGGCAACGACGACACGAAGGAGAAGCTGATGCTTGCCTTCGGCAAGTGA
- the galK gene encoding galactokinase encodes MGAQQVREAFAELYGAEPEGVWSAPGRVNLIGEHTDYNDGFVMPFALPHMATAAVSRRTDGVLRLHSSDVEGGVVELSSDTLAPESDRTWTSYPAGVVWALREAGHPVTGADIHLSSTVPTGAGLSSSAALEVVIALALGDLYELGLPRWQLARLCQRAENVYVGAPTGIMDQTASACCEQGHALFLDTRDLSQRQIPFDLAAEGLRLLVVDTQVKHAHSGGEYGKRRAGCEKGAALLGVDALRDIPYADLDAALARLGDEDEVRRLVRHVVTEDQRVERVVALLESGDTRAIGPVLTEGHASLRDDFRVSCPELDLAVDTSLAAGALGARMTGGGFGGSAIVLTETADVDTLTKAIEESFATAAFTAPRVFEAVPSAGARRLI; translated from the coding sequence GTGGGGGCACAGCAGGTCCGTGAGGCCTTCGCCGAGCTGTACGGCGCCGAACCGGAGGGCGTCTGGTCGGCGCCCGGCCGGGTCAACCTGATCGGCGAGCACACCGACTACAACGACGGCTTCGTGATGCCGTTCGCGCTGCCGCACATGGCGACGGCCGCGGTGTCCCGGCGCACGGACGGGGTACTGCGGCTGCACTCCTCGGACGTCGAAGGCGGCGTCGTCGAGCTCTCTTCGGACACCCTCGCCCCCGAGAGCGACCGCACCTGGACGTCGTACCCGGCCGGCGTGGTCTGGGCACTGCGCGAGGCCGGCCACCCGGTCACCGGAGCCGACATCCACCTCTCCTCGACGGTCCCGACCGGCGCCGGCCTGTCCTCCTCGGCCGCCCTGGAGGTCGTGATCGCCCTGGCCCTGGGCGACCTGTACGAACTCGGCCTGCCGCGCTGGCAGTTGGCCCGCCTGTGCCAGCGCGCCGAGAACGTCTACGTCGGCGCCCCCACCGGGATCATGGACCAGACCGCGTCGGCCTGCTGCGAGCAGGGCCACGCCCTGTTCCTCGACACCCGCGACCTCTCCCAGCGGCAGATCCCCTTCGACCTGGCGGCCGAGGGCCTGCGCCTGCTCGTCGTGGACACCCAGGTCAAGCACGCCCACAGCGGCGGCGAATACGGCAAGCGCAGGGCGGGCTGCGAGAAGGGCGCGGCGCTGCTGGGCGTCGACGCGCTGCGGGACATTCCCTACGCCGACCTGGACGCGGCGCTGGCGCGGCTGGGCGACGAGGACGAGGTGCGCCGCCTGGTGCGCCACGTCGTCACGGAGGATCAGCGCGTCGAACGCGTCGTGGCGCTCCTGGAGTCGGGCGACACCCGGGCGATCGGCCCGGTCCTCACCGAGGGCCACGCCTCGCTCCGCGACGACTTCCGCGTCTCCTGCCCCGAACTGGACCTGGCCGTCGACACGTCCCTGGCCGCAGGCGCCCTCGGCGCCCGCATGACAGGCGGCGGCTTCGGCGGCTCGGCGATCGTCCTCACGGAGACCGCGGACGTCGACACGCTCACCAAGGCGATCGAAGAGTCCTTCGCGACGGCGGCCTTCACGGCTCCGCGCGTGTTCGAGGCGGTGCCATCGGCGGGAGCACGCCGACTGATCTGA
- a CDS encoding helix-turn-helix transcriptional regulator — MGVRLMVVDDHRLLAEALASALKLRGHRVLAAAAPAAGAAELVISRAPEVCLLGTAAPAEPGAFDPVVRIKRERPQVAMLVLGPVPSPRGIAAAFAAGASGYVRHDERIEGVERAIMKARAGEAAVAPQLLQGAFSELLNPAAQPDDEGQRLLQLLTPREVEVLVRVADGEDTRLIAVGMGIAPSTARTHVQRVLMKLGVGSRLEAAALAARTGLLDRAGPVTNASAAHPNS; from the coding sequence ATGGGAGTGCGGCTCATGGTGGTCGACGACCACCGATTGCTCGCGGAGGCGCTGGCCTCGGCGTTGAAGCTGCGCGGGCACCGGGTGCTCGCGGCGGCGGCTCCGGCCGCGGGCGCGGCGGAGCTGGTGATCAGCCGTGCGCCCGAGGTGTGCCTGCTGGGTACGGCGGCGCCGGCCGAGCCGGGGGCCTTCGATCCGGTGGTGCGGATCAAGCGTGAGCGTCCGCAGGTCGCGATGCTGGTCCTGGGCCCGGTGCCGTCCCCGCGAGGGATCGCGGCGGCCTTCGCGGCCGGTGCGTCGGGGTACGTGCGTCACGACGAGCGGATAGAAGGGGTGGAACGGGCGATCATGAAGGCTCGGGCGGGCGAGGCGGCCGTCGCCCCGCAGCTCTTGCAGGGAGCCTTCAGCGAGCTCCTCAACCCCGCCGCCCAGCCCGACGACGAGGGCCAGCGCCTGCTGCAGTTGCTCACCCCGCGGGAGGTGGAGGTCCTGGTCAGGGTCGCCGACGGTGAGGACACCCGGCTGATCGCGGTCGGCATGGGCATCGCCCCGAGTACGGCCCGTACCCATGTGCAGCGGGTCCTGATGAAGCTGGGCGTCGGCTCCCGGCTGGAGGCGGCGGCCCTGGCGGCCCGGACCGGGCTGCTGGACAGGGCGGGACCGGTCACGAACGCGTCGGCTGCGCACCCGAACTCCTAG
- a CDS encoding sodium:solute symporter family protein, with protein MQIPTYALTQAPEHLAAELRLPTNGLDYTILAIYFAVVLGIGFAARRSVKTTLDFFLSGRSLPAWITGLAFISANLAATEILGMAANSAQYGAYTVHWYWIGAIPAMVFLGLVMMPFYYGSKVRSVPEFLLLRFDKWAHLLSSILFAFAAILIAGVNLYALAIVVEALLGWPQWVAIVVAGFFVLAYITLGGLSSAIYNEVLQFFVILAALIPISVLGLRKVGGWSGLSDRLTALRGPDFVTAWGGTGIGSPNPLGANWLTIVLGLGFVLSFGYWTTNFAEVQRALSARNLSAAQRTPLIAAYPKIFIVFLVMIPGLVTAALVPDIGTKSSGLQYNDSIPYLMQELLPNGVLGIAVTGLLAAFMAGMAANVSSFNTVFTNDIWSKYVIRHREDEYYVRFGRLITAIGVAASVGTAFLASSFSNIMAYLQTLFSFFNVPMFVVFIVGMFWKRASAKSGFWGLLAGTVTAMVNYFVIYKRGIIGIPSDQGANFVSAIAGFVAGAVVMSIVTLFTAPKPAEDLEGLVYGTRSPGTAEPPAAGDDAWYRRPALLGWGAVILAAACYIPFSF; from the coding sequence GTGCAAATCCCCACATATGCCCTCACACAGGCCCCAGAGCATCTGGCAGCCGAGCTGCGGCTCCCCACGAACGGGCTGGACTACACGATCCTCGCGATCTACTTCGCCGTCGTCCTGGGCATCGGCTTCGCGGCTCGCCGCTCGGTGAAGACCACCCTCGACTTCTTCCTCTCCGGGCGTTCCCTGCCCGCCTGGATCACCGGACTCGCGTTCATCTCGGCCAATCTCGCCGCGACCGAGATCCTCGGCATGGCGGCCAACAGCGCGCAGTACGGTGCCTACACCGTCCACTGGTACTGGATCGGCGCCATCCCCGCCATGGTCTTCCTCGGCCTGGTGATGATGCCCTTCTACTACGGCAGCAAGGTCCGCTCGGTCCCCGAGTTCCTGCTGCTGCGCTTCGACAAGTGGGCCCACCTGCTGAGTTCGATCCTGTTCGCCTTTGCGGCGATCCTGATCGCCGGTGTGAACCTGTACGCCCTCGCGATCGTCGTCGAGGCCCTGCTGGGCTGGCCGCAGTGGGTGGCGATCGTGGTCGCCGGCTTCTTCGTGCTCGCCTACATCACCCTCGGCGGGCTCTCCTCCGCGATCTACAACGAGGTGCTGCAGTTCTTCGTGATCCTGGCGGCCCTCATCCCGATCTCCGTGCTCGGTCTGAGGAAGGTCGGCGGCTGGAGCGGACTGAGCGACAGGCTCACCGCGCTGCGCGGCCCCGACTTCGTCACCGCATGGGGCGGCACGGGCATCGGCAGTCCCAACCCGCTCGGCGCGAACTGGCTGACCATCGTCCTCGGCCTCGGCTTCGTGCTGTCCTTCGGCTACTGGACGACGAACTTCGCCGAGGTGCAGCGCGCCCTGTCCGCGAGGAACCTCTCCGCCGCCCAGCGCACCCCGCTGATCGCCGCCTACCCGAAGATCTTCATCGTCTTCCTGGTGATGATCCCGGGCCTGGTCACCGCCGCGCTGGTGCCGGACATCGGCACCAAGAGTTCCGGCCTCCAGTACAACGACTCCATCCCCTACCTGATGCAGGAGCTGCTGCCCAACGGCGTGCTGGGCATCGCGGTGACGGGTCTGCTGGCGGCGTTCATGGCCGGCATGGCGGCCAACGTGTCGTCCTTCAACACGGTGTTCACCAACGACATCTGGTCGAAGTACGTGATCCGGCACCGCGAGGACGAGTACTACGTCCGCTTCGGCCGCCTGATCACGGCGATCGGCGTGGCGGCCTCCGTCGGCACAGCGTTTCTGGCGTCCTCGTTCTCGAACATCATGGCCTACCTGCAGACGCTGTTCTCCTTCTTCAACGTGCCGATGTTCGTCGTCTTCATCGTCGGCATGTTCTGGAAGCGGGCGTCGGCGAAGTCCGGCTTCTGGGGGCTGCTCGCCGGCACCGTCACGGCGATGGTCAACTACTTCGTGATCTACAAGCGGGGCATCATCGGCATCCCCTCCGACCAGGGCGCCAACTTCGTCTCCGCGATCGCGGGCTTCGTGGCCGGCGCGGTCGTCATGTCCATCGTCACCCTGTTCACCGCGCCGAAGCCGGCCGAGGACCTGGAGGGCCTCGTCTACGGCACCCGCTCCCCCGGCACGGCCGAGCCGCCCGCCGCCGGCGACGACGCCTGGTACCGCAGGCCGGCCCTGCTGGGCTGGGGCGCCGTGATCCTGGCCGCCGCCTGCTACATCCCGTTCTCGTTCTGA
- a CDS encoding outer membrane protein assembly factor BamB family protein: protein MTQPPPPPPNQPPQQGGFGPPQDQTPATPPATPTPPQATPQTPPATPPATPPTPPGLQKAPEPGYGYPQQAPQTPPPPPPGYGYPQAPQGAPQTPPGYGYPAQPPNPYTQPNAYGQQPGYGQQPGYGQQPGYGYPGQPTMPLQPQPGAPGGGGRKVNSSLVIIVSALVVIALIVGGGIWYAKSSGDDGKKHDTASSGGTTGGKNGKGDNGGGGGTTSGGKEKVPSDPASKISFKVPLPEADDTVVTTGSWLTDKVYAKSGIAQIVGYDPDSGSKLWTIDLPGPVCNATTHVTSDNLTAITFQPKMPAKSSSAGCSQVAAIDLDAGKKLWTKTAKSGDYPINFDNVTVAQRTVAVGSTNGGAAFDIDSGKVLWQPKPTDTCYDAGYGGGDKLVAVRKCGQYDNRQLHIQTIDPKSGKVISEYKMTSGIEYASIVSTNPLVVAADVGDSAGDGSGISDYFSIDDKTGRLRARINAPGDSYGGRCDGISRIEYCKEIVVGNDKLYVPTEEHDGKGDYSKTNEVVAFDLGTGKQTGQRADAGDGYTITPLRMDGGNLIAYKRPPYDKGGQIVSIDGGSFKETKLLENPADRDVRDAETSMLPDYAEILYSQGHLYMSAVFAHKTNSAYGKEYLAVAFSAGG, encoded by the coding sequence ATGACCCAGCCGCCGCCCCCGCCGCCCAACCAGCCCCCGCAGCAGGGGGGTTTCGGCCCGCCCCAGGACCAAACGCCCGCGACGCCGCCCGCGACGCCCACGCCGCCGCAGGCCACCCCGCAGACCCCTCCGGCCACGCCGCCGGCCACCCCGCCGACTCCGCCGGGTCTCCAGAAGGCGCCGGAGCCGGGCTACGGCTATCCGCAGCAGGCCCCGCAGACGCCGCCTCCGCCGCCGCCCGGCTATGGATACCCCCAGGCCCCGCAGGGCGCCCCCCAGACGCCCCCGGGCTACGGCTACCCCGCCCAGCCGCCGAACCCGTACACCCAGCCCAACGCGTATGGACAGCAGCCCGGTTACGGGCAGCAGCCGGGCTATGGACAGCAGCCCGGTTACGGCTACCCGGGCCAGCCCACCATGCCGCTCCAGCCGCAGCCCGGGGCGCCGGGCGGGGGCGGGCGGAAGGTCAACTCCTCGCTCGTCATCATCGTCTCGGCCCTCGTCGTGATCGCCCTCATCGTCGGCGGCGGCATCTGGTACGCGAAGTCGTCCGGCGACGACGGCAAGAAGCACGACACCGCGAGCTCCGGCGGCACCACCGGCGGCAAGAACGGCAAGGGCGACAACGGCGGCGGCGGGGGCACGACCTCGGGCGGCAAGGAGAAGGTGCCCTCCGACCCCGCCTCCAAGATCAGCTTCAAGGTCCCGCTGCCCGAGGCGGACGACACGGTCGTCACCACCGGCTCCTGGCTCACCGACAAGGTGTACGCCAAGAGCGGCATCGCCCAGATCGTCGGCTACGACCCCGACAGCGGCAGCAAGCTGTGGACGATCGACCTGCCCGGCCCCGTGTGCAACGCGACCACCCACGTCACCTCGGACAATCTGACGGCGATCACCTTCCAGCCGAAGATGCCCGCGAAGAGCTCCTCCGCGGGCTGCAGCCAGGTCGCGGCCATCGACCTCGACGCGGGCAAGAAGCTGTGGACGAAGACGGCCAAGTCCGGTGACTACCCGATCAACTTCGACAATGTGACGGTCGCCCAGCGAACAGTCGCGGTCGGCAGCACCAATGGCGGCGCCGCCTTCGACATCGACTCCGGCAAGGTGCTCTGGCAGCCGAAGCCGACCGACACCTGCTACGACGCCGGGTACGGCGGCGGCGACAAGCTGGTGGCCGTGCGCAAGTGCGGTCAGTACGACAACCGCCAGCTGCACATCCAGACCATCGACCCCAAGTCGGGCAAGGTGATCTCCGAGTACAAGATGACCTCGGGCATCGAGTACGCCAGCATCGTCTCGACGAACCCGCTGGTGGTGGCCGCCGACGTCGGCGACAGCGCGGGCGACGGCAGCGGCATCTCGGACTACTTCTCCATCGACGACAAGACCGGCCGGCTGCGCGCCAGGATCAACGCGCCCGGCGACTCCTACGGCGGCCGCTGCGACGGCATCTCCCGCATCGAGTACTGCAAGGAGATCGTGGTCGGCAACGACAAGCTGTACGTGCCGACCGAGGAACACGACGGCAAGGGCGACTACAGCAAGACCAACGAGGTCGTGGCGTTCGACCTCGGCACCGGCAAGCAGACCGGCCAGCGCGCCGACGCCGGCGACGGCTACACGATCACCCCGCTGCGCATGGACGGCGGCAACCTGATCGCGTACAAGCGCCCGCCCTACGACAAGGGCGGCCAGATCGTCAGCATCGACGGCGGCTCCTTCAAGGAGACCAAGCTGCTGGAGAACCCGGCCGACCGGGACGTGAGGGACGCGGAGACCAGCATGCTGCCGGACTACGCGGAGATCCTCTACTCCCAGGGGCACCTCTACATGTCGGCGGTCTTCGCCCACAAGACGAACTCCGCGTACGGCAAGGAGTACCTGGCGGTCGCGTTCAGCGCGGGCGGCTGA
- a CDS encoding GNAT family N-acetyltransferase encodes MVWCMFRIETEVDKARRDLLRSRLLDTNTAASPVLAALRGTPAERELPLHVWALEESEELAGGLVGHTWTTWLHVTYLWVAERHRGSGLGSRLLAEAERIAHQNRGCRSARLETWDFQAPEFYKKQGYEVVCVIPDYPPGITEYTLTKRLS; translated from the coding sequence ATGGTGTGGTGCATGTTTCGTATTGAGACGGAAGTCGACAAAGCGAGGCGCGATCTTCTTCGTTCCCGGCTGCTGGACACCAACACGGCCGCGTCCCCCGTCCTGGCGGCACTGCGCGGCACCCCGGCCGAACGGGAACTCCCGCTGCACGTATGGGCCCTGGAGGAGAGCGAAGAACTGGCGGGCGGACTCGTCGGCCACACCTGGACGACCTGGCTGCACGTGACATACCTGTGGGTCGCCGAACGCCACCGCGGCTCGGGCCTCGGCTCCCGGTTGCTCGCGGAGGCGGAACGCATCGCCCACCAGAACCGCGGCTGCCGATCGGCACGCCTGGAAACCTGGGACTTCCAGGCACCGGAGTTCTACAAGAAGCAGGGTTACGAGGTGGTGTGCGTGATCCCCGACTATCCGCCGGGGATCACGGAGTACACGCTGACGAAGCGCCTGTCCTGA
- the galE gene encoding UDP-glucose 4-epimerase GalE codes for MSGKYLVTGGAGYVGGVVAQHLLEAGHEVTVLDNLSTGFREGVPAGAAFIEGDIRDAAKWLDPSYDGVLHFAAFSQVGESVVKPEKYWDNNVGGTMALLGAMREAGVRKLVFSSTAATYGEPEQVPIVETAPTRPTNPYGASKLAVDHMISGEAAAHGLGAVSLRYFNVAGAYGAQGERHDPESHLIPLVLQVAQGRRDAISVFGDDYPTPDGTCVRDYIHVADLAEAHLLALGAARPGEHLICNLGNGEGFSVREVIETVRQVTGHPIPEAVAPRRGGDPAVLVASARAARERLGWNPSRADLAAIVADAWEFAQKIAREQ; via the coding sequence ATGAGCGGCAAGTATCTGGTGACCGGTGGCGCGGGCTACGTCGGCGGCGTCGTCGCGCAGCACCTGCTGGAGGCCGGCCACGAGGTCACGGTCCTGGACAACCTCTCCACCGGCTTCCGCGAGGGCGTCCCCGCGGGCGCCGCCTTCATCGAGGGCGACATCCGCGACGCCGCCAAGTGGCTCGACCCCTCCTACGACGGAGTCCTGCACTTCGCCGCCTTCTCCCAGGTCGGCGAGTCGGTCGTGAAGCCCGAGAAGTACTGGGACAACAACGTGGGCGGCACCATGGCGCTGCTCGGCGCGATGCGCGAGGCCGGCGTCCGCAAGCTCGTCTTCTCCTCCACCGCGGCCACCTACGGCGAGCCGGAGCAGGTCCCCATCGTCGAGACCGCCCCCACCCGGCCCACCAACCCCTACGGTGCCTCCAAGCTCGCCGTCGACCACATGATCAGCGGCGAGGCCGCCGCCCACGGTCTGGGCGCGGTGTCGCTGCGCTACTTCAACGTGGCCGGCGCCTACGGCGCACAGGGCGAGCGGCACGACCCCGAGTCGCACCTCATCCCCCTCGTCCTCCAGGTCGCCCAGGGCCGCCGCGACGCGATCTCCGTCTTCGGCGACGACTACCCGACCCCGGACGGCACCTGTGTCCGCGACTACATCCACGTCGCGGACCTGGCCGAGGCCCACCTGCTCGCCCTGGGGGCCGCGCGGCCCGGCGAGCACCTGATCTGCAACCTCGGCAACGGCGAGGGCTTCTCCGTCCGCGAGGTCATCGAGACCGTCCGACAGGTGACCGGCCACCCGATCCCCGAGGCCGTGGCCCCGCGCCGGGGCGGCGACCCCGCCGTCCTGGTCGCCTCGGCCCGGGCCGCCCGCGAGCGCCTCGGCTGGAACCCGTCCCGCGCGGACCTCGCCGCCATCGTCGCGGACGCCTGGGAGTTCGCACAGAAGATCGCAAGGGAGCAGTAG